The Neomonachus schauinslandi chromosome 11, ASM220157v2, whole genome shotgun sequence genomic sequence TGTGTCTTGTACAAAAGCTCCTAAAGGAGTCAGGCTATTCAGCCCAAAGCTTAGGGCTGCTGGTATGCTGGGGGAGGAGTTTTCTCTTTAATGTGCACCAGTGCTCATCTGCCAGGCAAGCCTGCTTGCCTGTTGCTGCACAGAAGTTCTGGACACTGGGTGGCCTGAGTGACCTAACCAATCTTAATACCTCCTACATGGACCGAGAGTATGCTTTCCAGTCATCATCTCTAAAACCCCATGCACTCACTTTTACCTTCTCCTAACTGCCAGTGAATGTGTGAGCATGCAGACATCAAAAgtaaagtagttttaaaaaagagacaaaaaggagcacctgagtggctcagtcgattgagcgtctgccttcggctcaggtcatgatcccggggtcctgggatggccccgcatcgggttccctgctcagcagggagcctgcttctccctctcccactccccctgctctatctccctgtcaaataaataaataaaatctttaaaaaataaaaaaattaaaaagagacaaaagaactgaaacaataaagatcacatttttaaatatgtaaaattttctttgaGGCTACTGTGGCTGCATTTGCTGCCAGCGAAGGACATTCTCATCCTCGAGTTGTTGAGCTACCAAAAACAGAAGAAGGCCTTGGATTCAATATTATGGGAGGCAAAGAACAAAATTCTCCAATCTATATATCTCGAATAATTCCAGGTGGAATTGCTGATAGACATGGGGGCCTCAAGCGAGGAGATCAACTCCTTTCTGTTAATGGAGTGGtatggatgaattttatttctatttgtagtAATGCATTGTAACCACTTGGGGGTGTATTTGAGTTATAGAAacaagatggggggggggggggggggaggagtacCAAAAAAGCTCTGTAGTTTAGAAATcccttggggagggtatgtgctacgatgagcactgtgaattgtgtaagactgatgacctgtactcctgaaacaaataatacattatgtgttaataaaaataaattattaaaaaaaataaatcccttgGGGGAATCCTGGGCAGTACTCTTTAGGACAGTGATACTTTTTAAGGCATTAAGtgtgttttgcttcttttccatTGTAAATTAGCAATGCTTAGTGTGATTGTTATGAAGTAATTAAGCTCTCCAGTAGTTAAGGAAGTACCTTAAATTAGAAGTCTGCCCTCATTTTAGTCTTACAGAATAGCAGTTGCTTAATTTACTTCTGACTTAGTGAAATAATAGGGCAAATTGATTGgtattcagagtaattatttgGAACTTAAAAATCAGTTCCTGGACTATAAACAGAATATGATTTAGCAGAGAATTTCACACTGATTAAAATGACAAAGCCAGATTATCTCATAGGTTTGTAGTGTTGTGatgataaaacattaaaacttttttacttatatgtattttaaacatttttgtattttgagttATCTAACAAAACCTGAAtattaattgtgtgtgtgttcatgtctattttttttcctagagcgTTGAAGGAGAACATCATGAAAAAGCTGTAGAACtgctgaaagcagctcagggaAAGGTTAAATTAGTAGTACGATATACACCCAAGGTCCTAGAAGAAATGGAGTCACGCTTTGAAAAAATGAGATCAGCGAAACGCAGGCAACAGACCTAATGCAATTCAAAACTTTATATTCCATTTTGCTTTTAGCTAGGAAAGTTTTACTTGTGACCTACTGATGGCCGCAATGCCAATGattgtaaaaaagaaacagaaacttccCGTGAAATCCTCCTTGCCATTTTATAAACACCTATTTTAACATTGTTTATGGTTCCAGAGATGCATACACTTTTTTCTGACAAGAAAAAGTGAAAGGTGATGAGGGCAATTCTGTCCTGCTGTTTTTACAGGCCTTTTTCAAATGCAGATTTTGTCATAAAGttgttatagatttttaaaaatgcttttttaatattaaaatgtacttttacattcttaatctttttttagaaaaaaagttttcttcatttggctgcttatttaaaaataacagttctccaattctttttttgcttactgtattttttttaacctgtaaaATTTCTTCACGGTTTCCAAGAAGTTAAACGTAACAGTCTCAGCTACAGCAGTTCATTACACTATCAGTGTTAACACCACTGCTGCATTTTGTACTTTGAACacatgcataatatatataatcagtGGTAAATCATAACACAGCAGAGTGGgagttttttacttttatttaaacataatgtataatgaatattcatttatactgatttataaaagtttttaaacactgaaacaatcaatgctaaaatatatattctttcataaTATTTGAGCAGTGAGGCAAGAGGATGTAATTTGGTTGTTGGCATTACTGATTATATCTATTTATGTTCAACAATATAGCATAAATTACAAATGCAAAAACAGGTTCAGGTTTCatcttttgcaaattttttttaatgctgttcatttttatttaaatatatttcgtATATTTTGGTTTTTCC encodes the following:
- the LIN7C gene encoding protein lin-7 homolog C yields the protein MAALGEPVRLERDICRAIELLEKLQRSGEVPPQKLQALQRVLQSEFCNAVREVYEHVYETVDISSSPEVRANATAKATVAAFAASEGHSHPRVVELPKTEEGLGFNIMGGKEQNSPIYISRIIPGGIADRHGGLKRGDQLLSVNGVSVEGEHHEKAVELLKAAQGKVKLVVRYTPKVLEEMESRFEKMRSAKRRQQT